In the genome of Acidobacteriota bacterium, the window GAGAGCGTGACCTTCCCGCCCGGGGCGTTGAGGTCATTGCCGAAATGGCACTGCTGGCAGGTGGGCTCGTCGAACCCTCCGGTGAACCCGGGGAACGGGCCTTCGGCAAACGAGTGAAGGGTGACCGGCGTAATAGCGATCAGTGCCAGCAGGCAGCCAAGCAGCAGCACGCGAAGCATCGTGGAACTATAGCAGGAGGGGGGACACATGAGCGGTCGAACGGTCTGGTTGGTGCCGGCGTTGCTCGCCGCATCGGCGGTCGCCAGCCTGGGTCAGTCAACGGGGAGCCGGCTCCACGTCACGATCGACGAGTGGCCGGTGCCGCAGCCGAAGTCACGCCCGCATGATCCGGCGGTGGCGCCCGACGGCGCCGCTTGGTACACGGGCCAGATGAACAACACGCTCGGACGGCTGGACCCGTCCACGGGCAACATCCAGGAATTCCCGCTGCCCACGCCGAAATCGGGCCCGCACGGGTTGGTGGCCGACACGGAGGGGAATATCTGGTACACGGGAAACTTCGCCGCGCACATCGGCAAGCTCGACCCGAAGACCGGCAGGGTCACGGAGTACAAAATGCCGGACCCGCGCGCGAGAGATCCGCACACGCCGATCTTCGACCAGAAGGGCACGCTGTGGTTCACCGTGCAGGGGGGCAATTTCGTCGGCAAGCTCGATCCGAAGACGGGAGCGATCACGTTGACGGAAGCGCCGACGCCCAACTCGCGCCCGTACGGGATCGTCGTGACCTCAAAGGGCGTGCCCGTTTTCGATCTGTTCAACACGAACAAAATCGGCACGATCGATCCGAAGACGATGGCGATCACGGAATACGCGTTGCCCGAGGGGGCGCGTCCGCGCCGCATCGCGGTGACTGCCGACGACACGATCTACTACACGGACTACGCGCGCGGGTATCTCGGCCGGGTGACGCTCACCCCGTGGAACGTGGAGGAGTTCAAGTCGCCCGGCGGCGAGCGGTCGCGGCCGTATGCCATTACGGCGACCTCGGACGGCGCGATCTGGTACAGCGAGTCGGGCGTCGAGCCGAACACCATCGTCCGCTTCGATCCGAAGACCGCCACGTTCCAGACCTGGCCGATTCCCTCGGGCGGTGGCGTCGTCCGCCACATGGTGACGGCGCCGAACGGCGACCTGTGGATCGCGTGCAGCGGGGTGGACAGGATCGGGAGGGTGAGGATCAGGCACAAGGCAATAGGCACGAGGCACGAGGGTTCCTGAAGCCTTCCTTGTGCCTTGTGCCTCGTGCCTGACTACTGCCTGACGGCCGCCCCCGGCTGCGTCCCCGCGATGAACGCTTCCTGGATGGTTCCCGGGGTGCCGGGCTCGACGGCGTCGCCGGTGGAGCGATCGATCGCCACGAAGACGATATTGCCCGGCGGCTCGAAGGAGGCGGGGGGCGTGCGGCCGTCCACGTAGCGCTTCATGAGATCGATCCAGATCGGCAGTGCCGCCTCGCTGCCGGTAAACCCGGGTCCGATCGTCTTCTTCTGGTCGTGCCCGATCCAGATGCCGACGGTGACCTCGGGATCGAAGCCGATGAACCACGCGTCGCTGTAGTCGTCGGTCGTCCCCGTCTTGCCCGCAAGGGGCCACGCGATCTCCGCGGCCTTGGCCGCCGTGCCCCTCACCACGACGCCGCGCAGCAGGTTGGTCATGACATACGCGGTGTCTGCACGGATGGCGTCGTGCGGCTCGGGACGGTGCTCTTCGAGCACGTTGCCTTCGCGGTCCGTCACCTTGGCGATCGTGTACGGCGACATGCGGACGCCCTGGTTCGGATAGACCGAGTAGGCGCTCGTCATCTCCAGCAGCGTCGCTTCCGCCGCGCCGAGCGCCACGGCGAGGTACGGGGGGATCGGCGAGGTGAGCCCGAGGCGCCGCGCGTAGGCGATCACCTGCGGCGGGCCAAGCTCCTCCATCATCTTCACGGCCGGCACGTTTCGCGACTGCTCGAGCGCGCGCCGGAGCGTGATCGGCCCCCAGAATTCATGGTCGTAGTTCTGCGGTGAGTACGGGGGCTGGTTCGGGCCGGTCGGGAAGGCGACCGGCGCGTCGATGATCGTCGAGACCGGCGTGTATCCCCGATCGATCGCCGCGGTGTACACAAAGGGCTTGAACGCCGATCCGACCTGCCGGGCGGCCTGCGTCGCGCGGTTGAACTTGCTTCGGTCGAAACTGTAGCCCCCCACCATCGCGAGGATGCGGCCGGTGCGGTTCTCGATCGCCAGCAGCGCTCCCTCGAGCGCCGGCGGCTGTTCGAGCGAGCCTGTGAGGGAGCCGTCGGGTGCGACCTGCTGCACGCGCAGCTCGACGAGATCACCGGCCCTGCCGATCTGCGCCGGCTTCCGTCGCGTCCACGCGTAGCCGGACGGCTCGATCACCGCCGCGCGCGCGCCCACGCGCAGGCGCAGGCGCGGCCCGTCAACCCCGATGAGCAGGGCTGGCACGACGTCGCCGGCCGCGACCGGCTTGTCCCATCGCGGGTGCCGGAACGCGCTGGCGGCGTGCCCCTCGGCCACCACGTTGCGCGACGGCCGGCGCCATCCGCGGCGCTTGTCCAGCCGCCGCAGCCCCTCGGTGATCGACAGGTTCGCCGATCGCTGCAGGTCGCTGTCGAGCGTCGTCTGAACGGTGAGGCCTCCCTCGTAGAGCGGCTTCACGCCGTAGCGCGCCTCCAGTTGCTTGCGCACTTCCTCGACGAAGTACGGCGCCATCGACTGGTCCTGGGCCGGATCGCCGCGCAGCGTAATCGGCTTCGCCTTCGCGGCGGCGGCCTGCTCGGGCGTGATGTAGTGCAGGTCCGCCATCCGCTGCAGCACATACCCGCGGCGCCGCTTCGCG includes:
- a CDS encoding PBP1A family penicillin-binding protein, translating into MTVVLKFARRAGIVALFFVAAGLGTVTGVLFAYSGDLPAIEALDDYTPSTITRVYDARGRTIGDFAIQRREVITYEQISPTLRHAILAAEDDEFFQHFGLSIPRIALTLVKDIIERRKAAGASTITQQLARNLFPATIGFEKTWERKIKEAIVAIQLEKRYTKQEIFTFYCNQIHLGHGAYGVQAASRLYFAKSAKDLGLEEAALIAGIIQAASRQSPYVNMDAAKRRRGYVLQRMADLHYITPEQAAAAKAKPITLRGDPAQDQSMAPYFVEEVRKQLEARYGVKPLYEGGLTVQTTLDSDLQRSANLSITEGLRRLDKRRGWRRPSRNVVAEGHAASAFRHPRWDKPVAAGDVVPALLIGVDGPRLRLRVGARAAVIEPSGYAWTRRKPAQIGRAGDLVELRVQQVAPDGSLTGSLEQPPALEGALLAIENRTGRILAMVGGYSFDRSKFNRATQAARQVGSAFKPFVYTAAIDRGYTPVSTIIDAPVAFPTGPNQPPYSPQNYDHEFWGPITLRRALEQSRNVPAVKMMEELGPPQVIAYARRLGLTSPIPPYLAVALGAAEATLLEMTSAYSVYPNQGVRMSPYTIAKVTDREGNVLEEHRPEPHDAIRADTAYVMTNLLRGVVVRGTAAKAAEIAWPLAGKTGTTDDYSDAWFIGFDPEVTVGIWIGHDQKKTIGPGFTGSEAALPIWIDLMKRYVDGRTPPASFEPPGNIVFVAIDRSTGDAVEPGTPGTIQEAFIAGTQPGAAVRQ
- a CDS encoding lyase, with the protein product MSGRTVWLVPALLAASAVASLGQSTGSRLHVTIDEWPVPQPKSRPHDPAVAPDGAAWYTGQMNNTLGRLDPSTGNIQEFPLPTPKSGPHGLVADTEGNIWYTGNFAAHIGKLDPKTGRVTEYKMPDPRARDPHTPIFDQKGTLWFTVQGGNFVGKLDPKTGAITLTEAPTPNSRPYGIVVTSKGVPVFDLFNTNKIGTIDPKTMAITEYALPEGARPRRIAVTADDTIYYTDYARGYLGRVTLTPWNVEEFKSPGGERSRPYAITATSDGAIWYSESGVEPNTIVRFDPKTATFQTWPIPSGGGVVRHMVTAPNGDLWIACSGVDRIGRVRIRHKAIGTRHEGS